A window of Apium graveolens cultivar Ventura chromosome 8, ASM990537v1, whole genome shotgun sequence contains these coding sequences:
- the LOC141678590 gene encoding RING-H2 finger protein ATL16-like, which produces MSMDLMSLNIHVSQTMSQAISPPSPSHLHSSHNGFPIILIAIIGILATAFLLLSYYIFVIKCCLNWQRIDILGRLSLSRSRRREDLLMGYTSTFENRGLDESVIRSIPIFKFKQVDKEDPERGNSFVECAVCLNEFHEQEKLRMIPNCSHLFHIDCIDVWLQNNANCPLCRTSILFALQFPPLDKESPSSSPQDQVQYHDNFMGREEDYVVIELGEEVINPHVSLPRIHEAKPSSPSQKKLGPKMLKRRSKNDGLRHTSMGDECIDTRVKDERLLVQPIRRSFSMDSAADRQLYLAVQEIVNQKSNGPNVSEPESVSCEGCCSSKLRRSIFSFGHGRGSRTEVLQIQLEQ; this is translated from the coding sequence ATGTCAATGGATCTCATGAGTCTGAACATCCATGTATCTCAAACTATGTCCCAAGCAATAAGCCCTCCTAGCCCTTCACATCTTCATTCCTCACATAATGGCTTTCCAATTATACTAATAGCTATTATTGGTATATTAGCCACAGCTTTCTTACTTCTAAGCTACTACATTTTTGTCATCAAATGCTGCTTGAATTGGCAAAGAATCGACATTCTTGGACGGCTTTCATTGTCCCGAAGTCGTCGTCGTGAAGACCTTTTAATGGGCTACACTTCGACATTCGAGAACAGGGGATTGGACGAATCAGTGATTCGTTCAATCCCCATTTTTAAGTTTAAGCAAGTAGATAAAGAAGACCCTGAAAGGGGCAACAGTTTCGTCGAATGTGCAGTTTGTTTGAATGAGTTTCATGAGCAAGAGAAGCTAAGAATGATACCAAACTGTAGCCATTTGTTCCATATTGATTGCATTGATGTTTGGCTTCAAAACAATGCAAATTGTCCACTGTGTAGAACAAGCATTTTATTTGCACTTCAATTTCCACCGTTAGATAAAGAAAGTCCAAGTTCAAGCCCTCAAGATCAAGTTCAATATCATGATAATTTCATGGGCCGGGAAGAAGATTATGTTGTGATTGAATTGGGTGAAGAAGTGATCAATCCTCATGTATCATTGCCTAGAATTCATGAAGCTAAACCATCTAGTCCATCACAAAAGAAGTTAGGGCCCAAAATGTTGAAAAGGAGGTCCAAAAACGATGGGCTTAGACATACAAGTATGGGAGATGAATGTATTGATACTAGAGTTAAAGATGAAAGACTACTAGTCCAGCCCATTAGAAGATCTTTTTCTATGGATTCTGCTGCAGATAGACAACTTTATTTAGCAGTACAAGAAATTGTGAATCAAAAGAGTAATGGGCCTAATGTTAGTGAACCTGAGAGTGTGAGTTGTGAAGGTTGCTGCAGTAGCAAACTTAGAAGATCCATTTTTTCGTTTGGGCATGGAAGGGGGTCAAGAACAGAAGTGTTACAAATACAATTAGAACAATGA